The nucleotide window GGATTGAATCTGTGGCTGTTTATTCTGATGCGGATCAGGAACTGCCTTTTGTAAAAGAAGCTGACAGCGCTTTCAGGATTGGTGAGCCGCCTGTTCAGAAATCCTATCTCAATTCAGATGAAATTTTGAGAATCGCAAAAGAAGAAAAAGTGGATGGCATCCATCCTGGTTATGGCTTTTTATCGGAAAACGCGGATTTTGCCCGAAAAGTGAAGGAAGCCGGGTTGACCTTCATCGGTCCTGCTCCGGATACGATTGAAAAGATGGGCGATAAAATCGTCGCAAGATCGACGATGGAGGCTGCGGGTGTTCCTGTAGTGCCGGGCAGTGAACAGGGTTTGAAAACACTGGATGACGCTGTCAGGCTTGCAGAAGAAATCGGCTACCCGCTCATGCTGAAGGCTAGCGGCGGCGGTGGCGGAATTGGCATGGTGCTCTGTGAAAATGAGCAAGCGCTCGCTAAGAATTTTGAATCCACGAAGGGCAGAGCAAAGGCATATTTCGGATCAGACGAAGTATTCATTGAAAAATACATCAAAAATGCCCGGCATGTCGAGGTCCAGATTTTCGGCGACAGCCATGGCAATCATGTACATATGTTTGAACGTGATTGCTCGATCCAGCGCCGCCACCAAAAAGTGATTGAAGAGGCACCGTCACCATTCTTAAGGGAAGAAGCGCGGCAAAAAATGTATGAAACGGCAGTGACAGCTGCCAGGGCAGTGGATTATGTGAATGCCGGGACCGTAGAATTCATTGTGGATGAAAATGAGAATTTTTACTTTCTTGAAATGAATACAAGATTGCAGGTTGAACATCCGGTCACGGAAGCCATTACCGGTCTCGACCTTGTGAAGTGGCAAATCCATGCAGCGCGGGGTGAAAGACTTCCTTTGCTCCAGGATGAAATCGAGAAGAAGGGATCGGCGATTGAATTCCGTCTCTATGCGGAAGACCCAGTCAGGTTCTTGCCTTCACCAGGTAAAATCACCGAGTTTTCATGGGAGGATCGAGAAGGAGTTCGAGTCGATGCAGGTTATGAAGCAGGTTCGACAGTAACACCTTTTTATGACCCAATGGTTGCGAAGTGCATCGCTGCGGGAGGTACCCGGGAAGAAGCAATCAAGATTGCTGAGGAATTTTTTGCAAACATGAAGCTGGATGGAATCAAATCGAATGCTCCATTGTTTGTGGAAATCTTAAGTGAAGAAGGCTTTAAATCCGGAAACTATACAACTGCATATTTAACAGAAAGAAAATTGGCATCAAAATAGAGGAGGATATGGATATGAAAGAAATTACAGCAAGTATGGCAGGAACGGTATTGAATGTGATGGTGGCAGCTGGGGATTCAATTACGGAAGGCCAGGAAGTGTTGATGCTCGAATCGATGAAGATGGAAATCCCTGTAGAAAGCCAGGGTGCTGGCACGGTAGCTGAAGTGAAAGTGAATATCGGAGACTTTGTTAACGAAGGCGATGTCCTGCTCGTACTAGAATAATAGCGCAGTTAAGATGCCGAAAGACTCTTATATCGAGTGAAAAGGCTGCATAAGGGTGCAATTTACGCCAAACTTGATCCTTAGGAAGAGGAAAGTGCCTTTATAATGGCCTGATCAAGGCTGAAATGTACCCTTTGACAGTTTCAAATAGGTTTTTTAGGAGGGGAACTATGACAACTGCAAAGACATTAACGGATACTTTACAGGAGAATGTCCAGCAAATTGAAGCTGGCGGCCACCAGAAATATCATGACAAGCTGGCTGAGCAAAATAAAATGTTCGTAAGGGATCGATTGAATCTTTTATTTGACGAGGGAGTCTACGAGGAAGATGGCAAGTTCGCCAATTTCCAGGCTGGGGACCTGCCTGCGGATGGCGTCGTGACAGCTATTGGCAAAATCGGCGGACAAACTGTTTGTGTCATGGCGAATGATTCGACAGTAAAAGCAGGTTCATGGGGTGCCAGGACGGTTGAGAAGATCATCAGAATCCAAGAAACAGCTGAAAAGCTGAAGGTTCCTTTATTGTATCTTGTCGACTCGGCAGGAGCCCGTATCACTGACCAGCTTGATATGTTCCCGAACAGAAGGGGAGCAGGAAAGATTTTTTATAATCAGGTAAAATTGTCCGGTGTGATCCCGCAAATCTGCCTTCTATTCGGACCTTCCGCAGCAGGAGGGGCATATATACCAGCGTTCTGCGATATCGTGATCATGGTGGACCAGAATGCATCGATGTATCTTGGATCCCCAAGGATGGCGGAAAAAGTCATTGGCGAAAAGGTCACATTGGAGGAAATGGGCGGCGCCCGGATGCACTGCTCTGTGAGCGGTGTAGGCGATATGCTTGTCTACAGTGAGCAAGAAGCCATTGAAGCAGCGAAGCGGTATGTGAGTTATTTCCCTGCAAATTTCCAGTCCAAAACAGCATTGATTGAAGGAGTTGCCCCAAAGGCAGGAAGAAGCCTGGAAGAGATTGTTCCATTGAATCAAAATGCACCTTTTGACATGTATGAAGGAATCGATGCCTTGATTGATGAGGGAAGTTTCTTTGAAATCAAAAAGCTGTTCGCCCCTGAAATCATAACCGGCCTTGCCCGCATTGACGGACGTGCGGTAGGAATCATCGCGAACCAGCCGAAGGTAAAAGGCGGAGTTTTATTCGTTGATTCTGCTGATAAGGCGGCGAAATTCATCACACTCTGCGATGCGTTCCATATTCCACTGCTGTTCCTTGCAGATGTTCCAGGCTTCATGATTGGCACTAAGGTCGAAAGAGCAGGAATCATCCGCCATGGTGCAAAGCTGATTGCGGCGATGAGTTCAGCCACCGTACCAAAAATCTCTGTTATTGTCCGAAAGGCATACGGTGCAGGCTTATATGCAATGGCAGGACCAGCATTCGAACCGGATTGCTGCATAGCGCTTCCTACTGCGCAAATTGCGGTCATGGGTCCTGAAGCAGCTGTAAATGCGGTGTATTCAAATAAAATCAATCAAATCGAAGACCCGAAAGAAAAAATCGCTTTTGTCCAGGAAAAGCATCAGGAATATAAAGAGAGCATTGACATTTATAAACTGGCTTCCGAACTGATCGTAGATGATATCGTCGCAGCGAACGATTTGAGGAATGCCCTGATCGATCGCTTCAAATTATATGAAACAAAGGACATGGAATTCAGTGTCAGGAAACACCCTGTCTATCCTGTATAAAAAATGAAACGGAGATCCTTGAGGGTCTCCGTTTCATTTTTGGACGTCTAGAAATTATATGAAAAATCCTTAATCCTTTCTTCCTAAGTGGCATTTGTTTCTGCTAAAATATGACTAAAGATCTTACTATTGATTACACATGTGATAGATTTTCAGGAGATGCACAAGTTGAGGGTGTGCTGACTCCTTCAATGAGGGGTTTTTATGAAGATAGCGATAATTGGCGGCGGTTCATTAGGTTTATTATTCTCCTATTACCTCGGAATCAAAAACGAAGTTTCCATCTATACGAGGACAAAAGAGCAAGCAGACCAAATCAACAAAAATGGAGTGCATCTTTTAAAAGGCGGCATAGCGCAGCCTCCGCTCAAGGTTTCGGCTGCGGCCATCCAGGATTGGCAAGGAAAAGAAGAGTTTACGGTTGTGGCAGTGA belongs to Mesobacillus sp. AQ2 and includes:
- a CDS encoding acetyl-CoA carboxylase biotin carboxylase subunit, producing MQKILIANRGEIALRIIRTCRELGIESVAVYSDADQELPFVKEADSAFRIGEPPVQKSYLNSDEILRIAKEEKVDGIHPGYGFLSENADFARKVKEAGLTFIGPAPDTIEKMGDKIVARSTMEAAGVPVVPGSEQGLKTLDDAVRLAEEIGYPLMLKASGGGGGIGMVLCENEQALAKNFESTKGRAKAYFGSDEVFIEKYIKNARHVEVQIFGDSHGNHVHMFERDCSIQRRHQKVIEEAPSPFLREEARQKMYETAVTAARAVDYVNAGTVEFIVDENENFYFLEMNTRLQVEHPVTEAITGLDLVKWQIHAARGERLPLLQDEIEKKGSAIEFRLYAEDPVRFLPSPGKITEFSWEDREGVRVDAGYEAGSTVTPFYDPMVAKCIAAGGTREEAIKIAEEFFANMKLDGIKSNAPLFVEILSEEGFKSGNYTTAYLTERKLASK
- a CDS encoding acetyl-CoA carboxylase biotin carboxyl carrier protein subunit, yielding MKEITASMAGTVLNVMVAAGDSITEGQEVLMLESMKMEIPVESQGAGTVAEVKVNIGDFVNEGDVLLVLE
- a CDS encoding acyl-CoA carboxylase subunit beta, which translates into the protein MTTAKTLTDTLQENVQQIEAGGHQKYHDKLAEQNKMFVRDRLNLLFDEGVYEEDGKFANFQAGDLPADGVVTAIGKIGGQTVCVMANDSTVKAGSWGARTVEKIIRIQETAEKLKVPLLYLVDSAGARITDQLDMFPNRRGAGKIFYNQVKLSGVIPQICLLFGPSAAGGAYIPAFCDIVIMVDQNASMYLGSPRMAEKVIGEKVTLEEMGGARMHCSVSGVGDMLVYSEQEAIEAAKRYVSYFPANFQSKTALIEGVAPKAGRSLEEIVPLNQNAPFDMYEGIDALIDEGSFFEIKKLFAPEIITGLARIDGRAVGIIANQPKVKGGVLFVDSADKAAKFITLCDAFHIPLLFLADVPGFMIGTKVERAGIIRHGAKLIAAMSSATVPKISVIVRKAYGAGLYAMAGPAFEPDCCIALPTAQIAVMGPEAAVNAVYSNKINQIEDPKEKIAFVQEKHQEYKESIDIYKLASELIVDDIVAANDLRNALIDRFKLYETKDMEFSVRKHPVYPV